The Zygosaccharomyces rouxii strain CBS732 chromosome A complete sequence genome window below encodes:
- the KAP104 gene encoding Kap104p (highly similar to uniprot|P38217 Saccharomyces cerevisiae YBR017C KAP104 Transportin cytosolic karyopherin beta 2 involved in delivery of heterogeneous nuclear ribonucleoproteins to the nucleoplasm binds rg- nuclear localization signals on Nab2p and Hrp1p plays a role in cell-cycle progression), which produces MWAPNLESLLQLAVLLRSSMAPHQEERRGAMDALESFKIQPEFLNYLCYILIEGESSEALVSHFSAQELQNNRATAGLLLKNTMLDGDNLTKGSQDIGYVKANIIHGLYNSNNSLVTNVTGIVITTLFSTYYRQHRDDPMGVQMISNLVELASNGSEASMKTLSKIMEDSAQFFQLEWSGHIKPIDNLIACFLDITANGSTTATNRAEAIKCLNTVIPLQPQSFSLRIDEFLNSIFQLAQTDENDDVRVQVCIAFSSLLKFRPDKLVDNLAGLIHFMLHLISTVKEEKVSIEACEFIHSFCTDPNIPEHIIQPFVTDIVPVLLTKMVYNEESIMVLESSNDDDASEEDKDEDIKPAAPRIVKKQRGDGEDSDDDDDDDDSGVDESDVDTQWNLRKCAASTLDVMTNILPRDVMYVAFPFLKEHLDSDRWFIREATVLALGAMAEGGMKYFDDQLPQLIPFLVDQLKDVWAPVRKITCWSLSRFAPWILKDHTEFLIPVLEPVIGRLMDRKKDVQEAAISSVAVFIESCDAELVETVLYDELLNSFNRCFEFYKKKNLIILYDAVSRFAEKVELDERAMKVLLPHLVNKWSLLPDNDKELWPLLECLSYVATSLGEKFMPMAPDVYARAFRILCNCVELEATSQQNPAIVAPEKDFIITSIDMIDGLVQGLGSQCQPLLFPPGSDNTLLQIMLQCLQDPFHEVRQSTFALLGDIVYFFDPQLLAATLSQFLKFIGTEIMHNDDPDGIPALINAIWCLGLISERINLGEYIIDLSRVLLDLFTTQGQILDAAVLENLAITMGRISITLPEVFSNGLFASDAMWNRWCNALQDLDSLEEKSSAYMGFMNIVNLVGDHVAISNETLKNIIKGLSINVDPTPFAQSIYTFLMKHAERIQGLKLSQEEVTFLQQFNGN; this is translated from the coding sequence ATGTGGGCCCCCAACTTAGAATCGCTTTTACAGTTAGCGGTTCTCCTGAGGAGCTCAATGGCCCCTCACCAAGAGGAACGTAGAGGGGCCATGGATGCACTGGAAAGCTTTAAGATCCAaccagaatttttaaaCTATCTTTGTTACATTTTGATTGAAGGGGAGTCTAGTGAAGCCTTGGTATCGCATTTTTCAGCTCAGGAGTTGCAAAATAATAGAGCTACTGCAGGTTTACTTCTTAAAAATACCATGCTCGATGGTGATAATTTGACAAAGGGAAGTCAAGATATTGGCTACGTAAAGGCAAATATTATCCATGGACTGTACAATTCGAATAATTCTCTTGTTACCAATGTGACTGGTATTGTCATCACAACTCTTTTCTCCACATATTACAGACAACATAGAGATGATCCGATGGGTGTTCAGATGATTTCTAATCTAGTGGAATTGGCTTCTAATGGTAGTGAAGCAAGTATGAAGACATTGTCCAAAATTATGGAAGATAGTgctcaatttttccaactgGAGTGGAGTGGTCATATTAAGCCAATTGATAATTTAATAGCTTGCTTTCTAGATATTACGGCAAATGGTTCTACAACAGCTACTAATAGAGCTGAAGCTATTAAATGTTTAAACACTGTGATTCCATTACAGCCTCAAAGTTTTAGTTTGAggattgatgaatttttaaacagcattttccaattggcacaaactgatgaaaatgatgatgtaAGAGTACAGGTTTGTATTGCATTTTCCAGCTTATTAAAATTTAGACCTGACAAACTTGTGGATAATTTGGCTGGGTTGATTCATTTCATGTTACATCTAATTAGTACCGTCAAGGAGGAAAAGGTTTCCATTGAGGCATGTGAGTTTATCCATTCATTCTGTACAGATCCCAATATTCCCGAACATATCATACAACCTTTTGTCACTGATATAGTACCGGTCTTGTTGACTAAAATGGTTTACAACGAGGAGTCTATAATGGTTTTGGAATCCTCgaacgatgatgatgcatCGGAGGAAGACAAAGATGAAGACATCAAACCTGCGGCTCCTCGTATCGTTAAGAAACAAAGAGGCGATGGTGAagatagtgatgatgacgatgatgatgatgacaGTGGGGTTGATGAATCAGATGTAGATACTCAGTggaatttgagaaaatgTGCAGCTTCTACTTTAGATGTCATGACCAACATTTTACCAAGGGATGTCATGTACGTGGCTTTCCCCTTTTTAAAAGAACATTTGGATTCTGACAGATGGTTCATTAGAGAGGCTACCGTTTTGGCGTTAGGTGCTATGGCTGAAGGTGGTatgaaatattttgatgatCAACTACCACAATTAATCCCATTTTTGGTGGATCAGTTGAAAGATGTGTGGGCTCCTGTGCGGAAAATTACATGTTGGTCCTTGAGTAGATTTGCGCCATGGATCCTTAAAGACCATACAGAATTTTTGATCCCCGTTTTGGAACCGGTGATTGGTAGATTAATGGATAGGAAGAAGGACGTACAAGAAGCAGCCATCAGTAGTGTAGCTGTATTCATTGAAAGTTGTGATGCAGAATTGGTGGAAACGGTTCTTTACGATGAATTGCTCAACAGTTTTAACAGATGCTTcgaattttacaagaagaaaaatttgattattCTATATGATGCTGTAAGTCGATTCGCAGAGAAAGTGGAGCTAGATGAAAGAGCTATGAAGGTTTTATTGCCGCATCTGGTGAATAAGTGGTCATTACTACCAGACAACGATAAGGAATTGTGGCCGCTATTAGAATGTCTTTCATATGTGGCCACCTCGCTGGGTGAAAAGTTCATGCCTATGGCTCCAGATGTGTATGCGAGGGCCTTCAGAATATTGTGCAACTGTGTGGAATTGGAAGCTACTTCTCAACAAAATCCGGCAATTGTTGCTCCTGAGAAGGATTTTATCATAACTTCCATTGATATGATCGATGGGTTAGTACAAGGTTTAGGTTCCCAATGCCAACCACTTCTCTTCCCACCTGGTAGTGACAACACTTTGTTACAAATAATGTTGCAATGCCTTCAAGATCCATTTCATGAAGTAAGACAATCCACTTTTGCTCTATTGGGTGATATTGTCTATTTCTTCGATCCGCAACTTTTAGCAGCAACTTTGTCCCAGTTCTTAAAATTTATTGGCACTGAAATTATGCATAATGACGACCCTGACGGTATACCAGCGTTGATTAATGCCATCTGGTGCCTTGGTCTCATCAGTGAAAGAATCAATTTGGGTGAGTACATCATAGATCTCTCTAGGGTACTGCTAGATCTGTTCACAACTCAGGGCCAGATATTAGATGCCGCTGTCTTGGAAAACCTAGCAATTACAATGGGTAGAATCTCTATTACTTTGCCAGAAGTTTTCTCCAATGGACTCTTTGCATCAGATGCTATGTGGAATAGATGGTGCAATGCTCTACAGGACTTGGATTCTCTAGAAGAGAAAAGTTCTGCATACATGGGATTCATGAATATCGTGAATCTCGTGGGGGACCATGTAGCCATTTCCAACGAAACTCTCAAGAACATTATCAAGGGTCTATCGATCAACGTCGATCCGACACCTTTTGCACAGAGTATCTACACATTTTTGATGAAGCATGCTGAGAGGATACAAGGTTTGAAGCTTTCACAGGAAGAGGTTACATTCCTTCAACAGTTCAACGGCAATTGA
- the BUD14 gene encoding protein phosphatase regulator BUD14 (weakly similar to uniprot|P27637 Saccharomyces cerevisiae YAR014C BUD14 Protein involved in bud-site selection diploid mutants display a random budding pattern instead of the wild-type bipolar pattern), translating into MNQGPSVNAFQGSVSPSLLPAEFGGKLSLEEPDTDLLNDPNLTENYSDLLKVKPHRRMEPEDESNSGSVVVTGGSPAKKMNDSHRNNQYSHNTNDDNSNDNNSNSNSNSNSNNYDNNSNAGSEDPNNRDQEYDYSDSDFEENLEKRLQDMETEIPGERRATKNESSGGLGSMYDGLLMALSEDEDDLHLEDDEEDEENMELEDELFEEDELQPLPPPQELDPDKLYALYAFSGPDPSHCQLKQDEACTLLNDQDAYWWLVRRYTDSKIGFAPAEILETYPERLARLNCWKNENMSPRKNSDTEEQASQEQYTTTDEHSTDDDDDDDDTTAHENNKLSDDDNDGDSNPRLALKGYGKSNKSVSFNDVVSYADRYIQDSDDESDYENDEPTQYDEFSESKLRMGRIGEDNDGNVDLDDDMSEANSDASFNTASMVPLNIEKRRQPSPPQPALTPPPRHTEVQTGKTGSNEDIAKEINENRNSFIETQGTRDEPQEESQDGLHKIFEAPILPFGRKNSHLETSNSDSISIGEFSPSSSEWTNDSPQHQQLADHHSPRTLPPSRAIQDLTRIVDTEDDSSTTIHGDSDPKTKSIEENPRQQQQNRRQQQNRNKETPASSSSSSEEIFMEAERAGSSTSVNSASSVSRQLFHSSSVISTTTGKHHPIIDQLYDPIFHRMDDLLKQIDDASK; encoded by the coding sequence ATGAATCAAGGTCCCTCAGTAAACGCGTTTCAGGGATCAGTGTCTCCATCGCTGTTGCCAGCAGAGTTTGGTGGTAAACTTTCCTTAGAAGAGCCGGATACTGATCTTTTGAACgatccaaatttaacagAAAATTATTCAGATTTACTTAAGGTGAAGCCTCATAGACGAATGGAACCTGAGGATGAAAGTAATAGTGGTAGTGTGGTGGTCACTGGTGGATCGCCCGCTAAGAAAATGAATGACAGTCATAGAAATAATCAGTACAGCCATAATactaatgatgataacagtaatgataataacagtaacagtaatagtaatagtaatagtaataattaTGATAACAACAGTAATGCCGGGTCGgaagatccaaataatAGGGATCAGGAATACGATTATTCAGACTctgattttgaagaaaatttggagaaaagGCTACAAGATATGGAAACTGAAATACcaggagaaagaagagcaactaaaaatgaaagttCTGGTGGCTTGGGATCGATGTACGATGGATTGCTGATGGCATTGTCggaggatgaagatgatttacatttagaagatgatgaagaagacgagGAAAATATGGAATTAGAGGATGaactttttgaagaagatgaattgcAACCGTTGCCACCGCCGCAAGAATTAGATCCTGATAAATTGTATGCACTGTATGCTTTCAGTGGACCTGATCCGTCACATTGTCAGTTGAAACAGGATGAAGCTTGTACGTTGCTTAACGACCAAGATGCTTATTGGTGGCTTGTAAGGAGATACACTGATAGCAAGATTGGTTTTGCACCTgcagaaattttggaaacttATCCAGAACGTTTGGCGAGATTaaattgttggaaaaatgaaaatatgTCGCCGAGGAAGAATAGTGATACTGAGGAACAGGCTTCACAAGAACAATATACGACAACCGATGAGCATTCAACagacgacgatgatgatgatgatgatactACTGCACATGAAAACAACAAGCTTTccgatgatgataatgatggCGACAGCAACCCAAGGTTAGCTCTAAAGGGATACGGTAAAAGTAATAAATCAGTGAGTTTCAATGATGTGGTCAGTTATGCAGATCGATATATCCAAGattcagatgatgaaagcGATTACGAGAATGATGAGCCCACACAGTACGATGAATTTTCAGAATCAAAGCTTAGGATGGGTAGAATTGGGGAAGACAATGATGGAAATGTTGATCTTGATGATGACATGAGTGAAGCTAATAGTGATGCGTCTTTTAACACGGCATCTATGGTTCCATTGAACATTGAAAAAAGGCGGCAGCCTTCACCGCCACAACCAGCATTAACACCGCCGCCACGACATACCGAAGTTCAAACGGGGAAAACAGGATCAAATGAAGATATTGCTAAGgaaattaatgaaaatagaAATTCTTTCATAGAGACCCAAGGTACAAGAGATGAACCCCAAGAAGAATCACAAGATGGTTTAcacaaaatttttgaagctCCTATATTGCCATTTGGACGTAAAAACTCTCATTTAGAAACTTCTAATTCTGATTCTATTTCAATCGGTGAATTTTCACCGTCTTCGTCCGAATGGACTAACGATTCCCCACAACACCAACAACTAGCAGACCACCATAGTCCTCGTACCTTACCACCATCTAGGGCTATACAAGATTTGACTAGAATTGTCGATACGGAAGATGATAGTTCCACGACAATACACGGAGATTCAGATCCAAAAACAAAGAGCATAGAAGAAAACCCAAGGCAGCAACAGCAAAATCGCCGTCAGCAGCAAAATCGCAATAAGGAAACCCcagcttcttcctcttcttcatcggaAGAAATCTTTATGGAGGCAGAAAGAGCGGGATCTTCTACAAGTGTTAATAGCGCGTCTTCGGTATCGAGACAACTCTTCCACTCTTCAAGTGTCATCAGTACAACTACAGGAAAACACCATCCGATCATCGATCAACTCTATGATCCTATTTTCCACAGGATGGATGATCTCCTGAAGCAGATTGATGATGCCAGCAAGTGA
- the ADE1 gene encoding phosphoribosylaminoimidazolesuccinocarboxamide synthase (highly similar to uniprot|P27616 Saccharomyces cerevisiae YAR015W ADE1 N-succinyl-5-aminoimidazole-4-carboxamide ribotide (SAICAR) synthetase required for 'de novo' purine nucleotide biosynthesis red pigment accumulates in mutant cells deprived of adenine), protein MVVSVAKTELDGIIPLVARGKVRDIYEVDPETILFVATDRISAYDVIMENTVPDKGVLLTKLSEFWFQYLSKDVRNHLVPIPQGKTIFDFLPSELSQEKYKSQLEGRSLLVHKFKLIPLEVIVRGYITGSAWKEYTKTGTVHSLPQPQDLRESQEFPRPIFTPSTKAEQGEHDENISPEKAAELVGQDIADRVEKLAVTLYGKCKEYAKTKGIIIADTKFEFGIDEKTNEIILVDEVLTPDSSRFWNGAHYTVGETQESYDKQFLRNWLTSNKLNGVEGVKMPEDIVEQTRAKYIEAYETLTGTKYN, encoded by the coding sequence atggtaGTCAGCGTAGCCAAAACTGAATTGGACGGTATTATCCCACTAGTTGCTAGAGGTAAAGTCAGAGATATCTACGAAGTAGATCCTgaaacaattttatttgTAGCAACTGATCGTATCTCTGCTTACGATGTGATTATGGAAAACACCGTTCCTGACAAGGGAGTACTATTAACTAAATTATCAGAATTTTGGTTCCAGTACCTTTCTAAGGATGTCCGCAACCATTTAGTTCCAATTCCTCAGGGTAAAActatttttgattttttaccatctGAACTAAGTCAAGAGAAATACAAATCACAATTAGAAGGTCGTTCCTTACTAGTGCACAAGTTTAAACTAATCCCTCTCGAGGTCATTGTACGTGGGTACATTACTGGATCAGCATGGAAGGAATATACAAAGACAGGTACAGTTCATTCGTTACCTCAACCTCAAGACCTGCGAGAATCACAAGAATTTCCTCGCCCTATCTTCACTCCTTCTACCAAGGCTGAACAAGGTGAacatgatgaaaatatctCTCCTGAAAAAGCAGCGGAGTTGGTGGGACAGGATATCGCTGAtagagttgaaaaattggcgGTTACGCTTTATGGCAAATGCAAAGAGTATGCCAAGACAAAGGGTATTATCATCGCAGAcacaaaatttgaatttggtattgatgaaaagaccAATGAAATTATTTTGGTTGATGAAGTCTTGACTCCAGATTCATCTAGATTTTGGAATGGTGCTCATTACACTGTAGGCGAAACACAGGAGTCCTACGACAAGCAGTTTTTGAGGAATTGGCTCACCTCGAACAAATTAAACGGTGTGGAAGGTGTTAAGATGCCCGAAGATATTGTGGAACAAACCAGGGCTAAATATATCGAAGCTTACGAAACTTTGACAGGAACTAAGTACAATTAA